A genomic region of Raphanus sativus cultivar WK10039 chromosome 6, ASM80110v3, whole genome shotgun sequence contains the following coding sequences:
- the LOC108834237 gene encoding osmotin-like protein yields MASRASLPLAASFLLLLISSSFAADTGRLFLTVVNHCPFTVWPAIQPNAGHPVLEKGGFALPTNTHRSFSAPTSHWSGRIWGRTGCSHYNGKFSCVTGDCGNRLECNGLGGATPASLAQFDLHHGGHQDLSSYGVSLVDGFNVPMTVTPHEGRGVCPVVGCREDLLKTCPAHLQLRSGHGGHVVACKSGCEAFRTDELCCRNHYNSPQTCRASTHSLFFKHACPSTMTFAHDSPSLMHDCSSPRELKVIFCH; encoded by the coding sequence aTGGCTTCTAGAGCCTCTCTTCCTCTCGCCGCCTCCTTCCTCCTCCTTCTCATCTCTTCCTCCTTCGCCGCTGACACAGGCCGTCTCTTTCTCACCGTCGTCAACCACTGTCCCTTCACCGTCTGGCCAGCCATTCAGCCCAACGCCGGCCACCCCGTCCTCGAAAAAGGTGGCTTCGCTCTCCCAACCAACACCCACCGCTCCTTCTCCGCACCAACCTCCCACTGGTCCGGTCGCATCTGGGGTCGTACCGGCTGCTCCCACTACAACGGCAAATTCTCCTGCGTCACCGGAGACTGCGGAAACCGTCTCGAGTGCAACGGTCTCGGCGGCGCAACCCCGGCTTCTCTCGCTCAGTTCGACCTCCACCACGGCGGACACCAAGACTTATCCTCCTACGGTGTCTCCCTCGTCGACGGTTTCAACGTTCCGATGACGGTGACTCCTCACGAAGGCCGTGGTGTTTGTCCCGTCGTTGGCTGCCGCGAAGACCTCTTGAAAACGTGTCCGGCTCATCTTCAGCTCCGATCAGGACACGGTGGGCACGTGGTGGCGTGTAAGAGTGGGTGTGAGGCGTTCCGTACGGACGAGCTGTGCTGTAGGAATCATTACAACAGTCCTCAGACGTGTCGTGCTTCGACACACTCTCTGTTCTTTAAGCACGCGTGCCCTTCGACTATGACTTTTGCTCACGACAGTCCTTCGCTTATGCATGACTGTTCTTCTCCAAGAGAGCTCAAAGTCATCTTCTGCCACTAA